In Stegostoma tigrinum isolate sSteTig4 chromosome 12, sSteTig4.hap1, whole genome shotgun sequence, the following proteins share a genomic window:
- the LOC125457249 gene encoding cysteinyl leukotriene receptor 2-like → MNNSSIQDDASCPNINTFKTHAFVPTYLTVFIFGFIQNVFCLYVFLKSYKRKTAFSIVMVNLAISDLLFVCTLPWRVHYYWNDSKWNFSHAFCIILTYALYLNMYCSIYFLTLMSVLRYFAVVHPMKGLKYRNVRSVQIMCVAIWVFVGAVSSLLQIDDYKMTNETHEKCFEFSHSSSQIYPMNLFALIVGCIIPFFIITAGYIFVAKALLTSKITHRQQMTSRRKAVIIIIIVIIIFLTCFLPYHIIRTAYVTLMLNKETVSPTFCTVQTGSVVTLCIAAMNPCLDPFLYYFAAENFRDKVTSIVQNILKVITLAINQT, encoded by the coding sequence ATGAATAACTCCAGCATCCAGGACGATGCCTCATGTCCGAACATTAACACGTTCAAAACTCATGCCTTTGTACCAACGTACCTCACCGTATTTATTTTTGGATTTATTCAAAATGTCTTCTGTTTATATGTATTCCTGAAGTCATACAAGAGGAAGACGGCATTCAGCATCGTCATGGTAAACCTGGCAATATCGGATCTCCTTTTTGTCTGCACTTTGCCCTGGCGTGTGCACTATTATTGGAACGACAGCAAATGGAACTTTTCACATGCTTTCTGCATAATCCTGACTTATGCCCTGTACCTCAACATGTACTGCAGCATCTATTTTCTGACCCTGATGAGTGTTTTGCGCTATTTCGCAGTCGTGCATCCAATGAAAGGTTTGAAGTACAGGAATGTTAGATCTGTGCAAATCATGTGTGTCGCAATATGGGTGTTTGTGGGGGCAGTATCCAGTCTTTTACAAATTGACGATTACAAAATGACAAATGAAACACATGAAAAATGCTTTGAATTCAGTCATTCGAGTAGTCAAATATATCCCATGAATTTATTTGCCCTGATCGTGGGTTGCATTATTCCGTTCTTTATAATCACCGCAGGCTACATATTTGTTGCTAAGGCTTTGCTAACTTCAAAGATAACGCATCGTCAGCAAATGACCTCCCGCAGAAAAGCTGTTATCATAATTATTATTGTAATTATTATATTTCTAACCTGTTTTTTGCCTTATCACATAATACGAACAGCGTACGTTACCCTAATGTTGAACAAGGAAACTGTATCCCCAACTTTTTGTACAGTTCAAACGGGGTCCGTGGTTACCCTATGTATTGCAGCGATGAACCCCTGCTTGGACCCGTTTTTATATTACTTTGCAGCGGAGAACTTCAGAGACAAGGTGACAAGCATAGTGCAGAACATACTCAAAGTCATCACCCTGGCGATTAATCAAACCTGA